The proteins below are encoded in one region of Luteitalea sp.:
- a CDS encoding SUMF1/EgtB/PvdO family nonheme iron enzyme encodes PVHTVTVSGFWMDEHEVTNAEYAQFVEETQYLTVAERPLDAEDYPGVPEEKLVSGSAVFAPPSHQVSLDNPLQWW; translated from the coding sequence CCCGTTCATACCGTGACGGTGAGCGGTTTCTGGATGGACGAGCACGAGGTCACCAATGCTGAGTACGCGCAGTTCGTGGAAGAGACGCAGTATTTGACCGTGGCAGAGCGTCCCTTGGATGCCGAAGATTATCCGGGAGTACCGGAAGAGAAGCTCGTGTCTGGCTCGGCGGTATTCGCGCCGCCCTCGCATCAGGTGTCCTTGGACAACCCTTTGCAATGGTGGGA